AACACACATCAAGGACATTATTTCCATTCAAGATGGCACAGTATGCCAAAGCTAGATTAGAGGAGTTGGGTATGAAACATGTAGGCTGCAACATTGGCTTGAGACTCAACTAACCCATTTACCatcagctgcctgcctgccacacttATGGAGCAGAGCAAGCATAACATTTGACCTAGAAGCATAATAGTCAGTTCCATGACAGAGGAGCAAAGGGCCGATGTCTGGGAGAGTGACGTCTCTGTTAAAACACATGGTGTCTGGGTATTACACAAAGTACATCACTGTGGGAGTAAGGTGTCTCTCTTTACTTCTCCGACTGGGTCacctcacagcacacacacacgtggctgGTATTGACTGCAGCTCAGGTGARGTGTAGATCCCAAAATGTATTCTGACAGCTCCTACCCACTGAACACTGGAACTGGTGCTACCCCTCACATctctactgcacacacacactgtcaacccTGGAACTGGTGCCCTGTTCGCACGCTAGCCTAAATCCACAACTACTGCAGTACCACTACgacaactaccactactactaccctaCATTACAACTGGGCAATTCCACGGTGAGAAAATTACACTGAGACTCGAAAATGTacgccaaacaaaaaacattgaagacttctttgaacaatttacacagtaaatcaataaaaaacacatttacaggaaaAACTGTGCCGATGCAGAGCTTGATAACAGAGCTACGGTAAAATCCCAGTTTTTTTCCGGTTACCAAACTTTGTATCGGCACAGTTTTTCATGTAATGCGTTTTTGTAAAACTTTCTGCATGAAATGTTCCTAAGTAAAGTTTGAAATCAATGGtatttgtttggtatacattttaaagggAAAATGTGAGTCTCAGCATAATTGCCTTACCATGGAATTGCCAAACTACTACCACTATTAAGACTACAACTACCACAACTATTACTAccctacagtacattacagctactactactattaagaCTACAACTACCACAACTCTGTAATTAATGTAGGGTAGAATAGTTGTGGTAGTTGTAGTCTTAATAGTTGTAGTAGCTGTAATTGTACTGATGGTAGTAATAGTTGTGGTAGTTGTAGtcttaatagtagtagtagctgtaatgtactgtagggTAGTAATAGTTGTGGTAGTTGTAGtcttaatagtagtagtagctgtaatgtactgtagggTAGTAATAGTTGTGGTGTNNNNNNNNNNNNNNNNNNNNNNNNNNNNNNNNNNNNNNNNNNNNNNNNNNNNNNNNNNNNNNNNNNNNNNNNNNNNNNNNNNNNNNNNNNNNNNNNNNNNNNNNNNNNNNNNNNNNNNNNNNNNNNNNNNNNNNNNNNNNNNNNNNNNNNNNNNNNNNNNNNNNNNNNNNNNNNNNNNNNNNNNNNNNNNNNNNNNNNNNNNNNNNNNNNNNNNNNNNNNNNNNNNNNNNNNNNNNNNNNNNNNNNNNNNNNNNNNNNNNNNNNNNNNNNNNNNNNNNNNNNNNNNNNNNNNNNNNNNNNNNNNNNNNNNNNNNNNNNNNNNNNNNNNNNNNNNNNNNNNNNNNNNNNNNNNNNNNNNNNNNNNNNNNNNNNNNNNNNNNNNNNNNNNNNNNNNNNNNNNNNNNNNNNNNNNNNNNNNNNNNNNNNNNNNNNNNNNNNNNNNNNNNNNNNNNNNNNNNNNNNNNNNNNNNNNNNNNNNNNNNNNNNNNNNNNNNNNNNNNNNNNNNNNNNNNNNNNNNNNNNNNNNNNNNNNNNNNNNNNNNNNNNNNNNNNNNNNNNNNNNNNNNNNNNNNNNNNNNNNNNNNNNNNNNNNNNNNNNNNNNNNNNNNNNNNNNNNNNNNNNNNNNNNNNNNNNNNNNNNNNNNNNNNNNNNNNNNNNNNNNNNNNNNNNNNNNNNNNNNNNNNNNNNNNNNNNNNNNNNNNNNNNNNNNNNNNNNNNNNNNNNNNNNNNNNNNNNNNNNNNNNNNNNNNNNNNNNNNNNNNNNNNNNNNNNNNNNNNNNNNNNNNNNNNNNNNNNNNNNNNNNNNNNNNNNNNNNNNNNNNNNNNNNNNNNNNNNNNNNNNNNNNNNNNNNNNNNNNNNNTGCGTAGTTGTAGtcttaatagtagtagtagctgtaATGTACATGTAGGGTAGTAATAGTTGTGGTAGTTGTAGtcttaatagtagtagtagctgtaATGTACTGTAGAGGTATAATAGTGGTAGTTGTAGtcttaatagtagtagtagctgtaatgtactgtaggtagtaatagttgtggtagttgtagtcttaatagtagtagtagcctgAATGTAATTTAGTTaaatctactactactattaagACTACAACTACCACAACTATTACTAccctacagtacattacagcTACTACCACTATTAAGACTACAACTACCACAACTCTTACTACTACCCCCTCTGCTACTTCTAGGATGACTACTATCCCCACCACCACTACTTCTGCGACCATACATATTTCTATTAAATATTCCACTCCAACCTCCTAGAGTAAAGGTGGCGTAACAGAGTCTAGACAGTTCTGCAATGGCTAACACCACTGATAAGAGGCAGACCCTGGGCTCAAGGTGCAGTAGTGAACAACTGAGATAATATGTTAATATAACATAGTGACTAGGCAGCAGATTATatcaaagcgacttacagtcaacACATAGGGTTATATTCAGTATAATGTATTGCGGCTTATGCAGGACTCAAACCATGCTCTAGTCTAGTTGAACCAAGGAGTAGATAGGTCTGAACCCTGCTTTAGGAGAGGGCTGAGTGGGCTGAGAAACTGGTTCAGGGTGGGGTGGAAACCTGGGGGAATGCAGTGAGAGTGGGTGAGACCGATGTAGGACCGTGACATAACCTGGCTCAAATATCCAGACCTGCGTCACTGAGCAAGGTCACTGACAACTTACAGCACTGCAGCCAACTAGGCTCTGTACGGCTAGTAGGGATGGGGCAAAATCAACTACCACACTTTGGTCATCAAGGTTGGAGTAAATTCGAATTGAAGTCAATTCTAAttgaagtcagtcaattcaggaagtaaactgaaattccaattcaataattgaaaaaGGCATTTTATTTTGAGTGAATTCTCAATAAACCTAAAAGGAGAAACTACTCatttgaaaatgttatttttgtctttgtttgtttgtttatttcctgAATTCACCGACTTCAATTCAAATTTTCAACCCTGTTTGTCATGTCTGGCCATTGTCTAAGCTTGTAAAATCAAAGTTTAATGCTATGCTAAGGAAGGTTAAAAATAACCACTCTTTCATACATTCATATTCTCAAAAcgcacaaagacaaaaacaatccAAACAAGCGCATACATACATGGCCATACAAAAAGCTACGATTGGCTAGGCAAGCAAACAgtcaaacatactgtacacagccaTCCAAACAGACACCGActaaccaaacaaacacacacactcttaccaaACCAGCCACAAGAATACCTTGTTTGTGTACGAGTGAGAGATATAGATTGAAAGAGTTGCCTTCAAATCTAGTGAAACGTTGGCATAAACAGTGGCATGACAATAGGGGCATACTGGCATACACAGTGGCATGGGAGAAGTCAGGGGCATATAGGACAGCTATGGCCCCACTTACCTGAGGGCGTGGCCCTATCACAATGAATCAGACAGGGAGCAGAACAGATGGGATTACATACCCACCCTTTATCAGTGAGATGACAGTGACAGCTCAACATTGCAATAGATGATGTAATCAAAATGGGACTCCACAGCTAATCACCCCCTATCTATAGAGTAGAATTATATAAACGTTGATTTGGGTACTAATCCTTTCTATTTCAGTCAGCCTCCCCTCCTCCTcgcccctcatcctcctctcagcAGGATATGGCATTTGATGACATTGAGTCCCCAGCTCACACTGTTCCCTTCCACAATTCTCTACATTTCTCTCTTCGCCAGCTTCTCCCCCTATCTCCCCTCATCTTGGTGCTCCCATTGATGACGCCATTCCTTCCTGTCCCCAAACCCACCACCTTGGCCCTCCCGCCGCCCTCCCCGTTCACTCACCTTGGTGCGCCCGTTGATGACACAGTCCCCCAGCTGCCCGTTGGCAGCGCTGTGCATCACGGCCTCGTCGATGCGTGCCATCAGCGTGGCGATGCCCTCGCACCCCGGCTCGTGCCCCTCCACCCAGGCGATCTGGTCTCCACGGATACTCCGCGAGGGGATGCTCCTCTGGCTAACCAGCTGACCGCCGCGGAACTTCCCGCTGCGATTCAGACTCTCCACCTCGCCCATCACCGACTCACCCAGCCGTGGCCCCAGGAAACTGTCCTTCACACAGATACCGTAGGAATTCATACAGGGCACGATGTACTTCTGGGCGATATGCTCCGCCGACCAGCCCGCCCCGGCCTGTAACCGTAGAGACGGGATGCTGTTGGACTCTACTGGGGACGTCTGGTCTGGAATGGCCCCGGTGCTCAGCAGTGTCACCTTGTGTACATTGTGGTGCAGCTTGTTGTTGTGAGGGGCGGGCAAAGGGGGGTGAGGGGTGGCGCCGTGGTTGTGGTTGCTAAGGTTATTGTTGATGCTGTTGTCGCCATTAGCAGCGGGCGGAACCGCCTTGCCTGGTTTGGAGGGCTCTGCTTTGTGAACGTCGCTCTCCGCTACTAGTCTCCGTTTGCAGTCCGGGGTTATCGACTCTCCAGGTCCGTAGAACATCATACCTAGAGATCCTAAACCTGACCCCGCTGACAAGCCACATCCTTTGGGCGTCTCCAGACCCATGTCCCGGTTCTCCCCGCCTCTCCGCTTCCGATGGTGCTGTTTGACCTGCGGGTCACCATTGGCCCTCTTCACTAGAAGAGCACATTTCTCATGTTGTGCTCTGTCCCCATTCTCCACGAGGCGTGCTCTGTTGCCGAGGGGTTGCGCAAGGCCATTGGGTgtctcccccacccccctcactTGCGGAGAACAACCGTTGGGAGTTTGCGCCAAAACCCCACTATGGCTGCCCTCAATGGTTGCGCACGGAGACACGATCCCGCCGTTATAGAACGGCAGCCCAGTATTCGGCTGCTTCTTTAAAACCATGATTCCGGAAGAGCTTGCTTTGGAAGCCAGACCTGACAGTAACTCCGCAGCRGTGGCGCTCCCAACAGGCGCCATGCCCGGGCAGTATCTATTTAGTCCATTTAGTCCCATGTTGGTCTGGAAAGGGTGAAGCTCGGCAGCTCCGAATATGTGTTCACCGTTTGTCACTCTCTCATGCGAGGCTGAAAAACTGTGATGTGCGTGGGAAGAGCTTGGATTTAAAAGGTCCGTGTATTCCAAGCTCTCCATTTCATCTCATCTAGTGCTGGATGTGCACGTAGCCCACGTCCTCGCCTCATTTTTTACCAGAGCCACTGTGCGAGAGGGAGTGTGTAGTACAACTGCCGAGTCTGCGAGAGAGGAGcgttgccacagctttggaaagTCTCATATTAAAAAGTCCGAATAGCTCCGAATATGCCTCAGTTTCTTTCATTCATGTTTTTTCTTGAaatggtttcacatttgtcttctattgaaatgttttctgatATTCTGAAGCTTGCGATGTTTCTAAAACCAAATAATACAAKAATTACTTGACTGTGATTACCGTTAGCCTACAATAAATATGCTAATTGTATCGCCCACACTCAAGCTAAACACAAAGCAGCCTAATTTCCAAACCAGGCCTAGGCTATTCACATTCCCTAAATCAAGAAACCTGTAAAGGACCCGAAACTTGCTAGACACATTTAATTGTAGGCCTAATATCTTTTGTAGCGTGGCTTACATTTGACCAACTTTAAATATGTCGAAATTGCTTTAAAATATTCTTATATAATATTCgaataatatattatattcaGACATTGGGCTATAGTGGCCAGGGTAGTTAAATAGGAATTGATTTGTTACAGtatttacattctaaaatatcAAAGCAAGGTTCGCTTACAAAAAGGATTTGTGTAAAGCGACTTAATTTTCATGAAATATTTCAGGCAATAACAACACATTAAAGTAATAATACGGATATCTGTAAGAATAATTCCCCACGTCACGAAGAAGGGGGTAAGCACATTGTGAGAGCAGCTACTCTGAAGAACACATGCCCCTCCACCTTGTAATTCATTCGTATTACTTAGTGTGTAGCCTGTATTCATAGGCTATAACTAAGAAATATAGCCTACACGTGTTTGTATTCCTTCCAAGATACAAATAGTCTATATTGGATTATTTGAATGAGTTTAGCTATGActttgaaataaattcaataaagTGCATAATAATAGTAACCCGGGCAAAATATAGCCCTCTGTCAGCTGGTTGTACACTTACCTAAATGTAACGCAGAGCTCCAGTAGCGTAGCCTACGTGCCCGGCTGAGGGTACGTCTGTTATTTCCGGGATTGTCTTGCTGTTGTTCCAGACGATTTTCTTTATGTTTAGCTAATTAATATCCAGATATGTCCACCACCCAGGGTGGAATTTGGAAACAGATGCTTGTCCTTGGGAGAGAACTACCGCTTCTGCCACGGGAGTCAGAGTAGGTCCCCCTCAATCACTAAAAAGTACGCTCCATTTCTCCACCGTGTCTCTCCGCCGGTAATTCCCCCAGCATCTATCTctatctcccccccctctctccgctCGCTCGCCCTCTCCTGTCCATGAAAGATCCTGTCAGTTGCACATGCACATGGACACGTCATTCAGAACAGTTCAGATCAGAGCCGGTTGTGTGCACAGTTGTTGACATTCTTTGCAAGTTAGCGAGGTATCAGCCCCGTTCTAGATAAGTGTAGGTCAGCAATGGGGTAGCCTACATCTATTACCATAATTGtctgtatggtaataatatatatttttgtaaagtggtttcttgcatcatacaacagtGCAATTTACAGTAATCTATTTGTCCCAATGTGTTACAGACTAAGTTAACAAATCAttaattaatgtcaagccctttATGATGTAAAAACGTTTTAtaagtctcatgcaatgtaggcctgcattgaacaccgYatataggctactgtaggctacatcatAGAAATcaaagctatttccatgtgaaaatgttatgggttTTGTTGGTAGGCCACAAGGCCGACATTATGCTCAAATCACCACAATAGACTATTGGCTACTGTCTTAAACTGTAAGGGTACtgcctcagtgttcactgtaaacgtGCGCCAGAAGTTTCACAAAattctcacaatgttcaagtttctgCTCACAAGACCTAAAAATTTGCTCAGGGCCCCAAAAACTAAATAATTAAGGGAACATTGCTGGACAGACGTTGCTCTTCGGTTTTGTGATGAAGCAAATGTATGTGTAGTTGCAGTGGTggaacccaattgtcatacttgagtaaaagtaaagataccttaatagaaaatgactcaggtaaaagtgaaagtcacccagtaaaatactacttgagtaaaagtctaaaagtatttggttttatatatacttaagtatcaaaagtaaatataatcgctaaaatatacttacagttgaagtcggaagtttacatacacttaggttggagttattaaaactagtttttcaaccactccacacatttcttgttaacaaactatagtttcggtaAGTTGGTAAGGActtatctactttgtgcatgagacaagtaatttttccaacaattgtttacagatatatcatttcacttataattcactgtatcacaattccagtgcttcagaagtttacatacactaagttgactgtgcctttaaacagcttggaaaattgcagaaaatgatgtcatggctttagaagcttctgaaaggctaattgacatcatttgagtcaattaggtgtacctgtgcatgtatttcaaggcctaccttcaaactcagtttctctttgcttgacatcatgggaaagacctccacaagtctggttcatccttgggagcaatttccaaacgcctgaaggtaccacgttcatctgtacaaacaatagtatgcaagtataaacaccatgggaccacgcagccgtcataccgttcaggaaggagacacgttctgtctcctagagattaacgtactttggtgtgaaaagtgcaaatcaatcccagaacaacagcaaaggaccttgtgaagatggtggaagaaacaggtacaaaagtatctatatccacagtaaaacaagtcctatagcggcataacctgaaaggccgctcagcaaggaagaagccactgctccaaaaccgccataaaaaacccacactacggtttgcaactgcacatgggtacaaagattgtactttttggagaaatgtcctcttgtctgatgacacaaaaacagaactgtttggccataatgaccatcgttatgtttggaggaaaaagggggaggctttaacgtcgaagaacaccatcccaaccgtgaactaCGGgagtggtagcatcatgttgtgggggtgctttgctgcaggagggactggtgcacttcacaaaatagatggcatcatgaggaggaaaattatgtggatatattgaagcaacatctcaagacttcagtcaggaagttaaatgggtcttccaaatggacaatgaccccaagcatacttccaaagttgtggaaaaatggcttaaggacaacaaagtcaaggtattggagtggccatcacagccctgacctcaatcctatagaacatttgtaggcagaactgaaaaagtgtgtgctagcaaggaggcctacaaacctgactcagttacaccagctctgtcaggaggaatgggccaaattcactcaacttattgtgggaagcatgtggaaagctacccaaaacgtttgacccaagttaaacaatttaaaggcaatgccaccaaatactaattaagtgtatgtaaacttctgacccactgggaatgtgatgaaagaaataaaagctgaaataaatctgacatttcacattcttaaaataaagttgtgatcctaactgacctaaaatagggaatttttactaggattaaatgtcaggaattgtgaaaaactgagttggaatgtatttggctaaggtgtctgtaaacttctgacttcaattgcaagtatcaaaagtacaagtataagtataaaacatttctaattccttaaattaagcaTTGCAGAcgggacacattttcaaaaaattttacatttacagatGGCCAAGGGCACACTCCGACaccatttacaaacgaagcatgtgtttaatgagtccgcctgtttagaggcagtagggatgaccagagatgttctcttgataagtatgtgaattagaccatattttcctgtcctgttagcattcaaaatgtaacaagtaattttgggtgtcagggaaaatgtatggagtaaaagtacattattttcttaaggaatatagtaaagtaaaagtggtcaaaataataaatagtaaagtaaagtacagatacccccaaaaaacgacttaagtagtacttgaaagtctttttacttaagtactttacaccactgtgtagttgttgtatttttgttgtcACAGCCTTATTGTGGTGTATGAACTAATGGGTTATAGACCAAGCAACGCAAATATCACAACatgggttgtaatatggctttttaactggtctggcttccccagtgattttacccccTTAAAATTTGTGGGTtcggctatttcatccacacctgttgctgacgggtgtataaaatcgagcacacagccatgcaatctccatagacaaacattggcagtagaatggccttactgaagatctcagtgactttcaacatggcactgtcataggatgccaccttttgaacaagtcagtttgtaaaatttctgccttgctagagctgccccgatcaactgtaagtgctgttattgtgaagtggaaacttctatgagcaacaacggctcagtggcgaagtggtaggccacacaagctcacagaacgggaccacagagtgctgaagggcgtagtgtgtaaaaattgtcggtcctcggttgcaacactcactaccgccgggagcttcatgaaatgggtttccatggccgagcagccgcacacaagcctaagatcaccatgcgcaatgccaagtgtcagctggagtggtgtaaagctcgccgccattggaccctggaaacactttctctggagtgattaatcacgcttcaccaaccGGCAGTc
The genomic region above belongs to Salvelinus sp. IW2-2015 linkage group LG4p, ASM291031v2, whole genome shotgun sequence and contains:
- the LOC111960611 gene encoding egl nine homolog 1, with the protein product MESLEYTDLLNPSSSHAHHSFSASHERVTNGEHIFGAAELHPFQTNMGLNGLNRYCPGMAPVGSATAAELLSGLASKASSSGIMVLKKQPNTGLPFYNGGIVSPCATIEGSHSGVLAQTPNGCSPQVRGVGETPNGLAQPLGNRARLVENGDRAQHEKCALLVKRANGDPQVKQHHRKRRGGENRDMGLETPKGCGLSAGSGLGSLGMMFYGPGESITPDCKRRLVAESDVHKAEPSKPGKAVPPAANGDNSINNNLSNHNHGATPHPPLPAPHNNKLHHNVHKVTLLSTGAIPDQTSPVESNSIPSLRLQAGAGWSAEHIAQKYIVPCMNSYGICVKDSFLGPRLGESVMGEVESLNRSGKFRGGQLVSQRSIPSRSIRGDQIAWVEGHEPGCEGIATLMARIDEAVMHSAANGQLGDCVINGRTKAMVACYPGNGTGYIRHVDNPNGDGRCITCIYYLNKNWDVKVQGGLLQIYPEGKSVVANIEPLFDRLLIFWSDRRNPHEVKPAYATRYAITVWYFDAKERAEAKEKYRLATGQKGVQVPVTQNNKT